The Pyxidicoccus trucidator sequence CGGTCGCCCAGCGCCAGGGCGCGCTCCAGGTTCACCCGGTCGCCCGGCCGCACGGCGCCCAGGGTGGTGCGCCGGAGCGTCTCCGGCGCGGCCTGCACCTTGAAGGTGTCCCCGCCGCGCTCCACCACCGTGAGGCACGCGCCATCCACGGCGATGGACTCGCCCAGGTCGAACTTCCCGGCGCCGAGAGAGGTACGAATCCAGAGGTCGGTCATCCCCCCGGGGATGACGCGCTCCACTGTGCCAAGGTCCTGGATGAGGCCGGTGAACATGGGCGCCTTTATAACCGGCGCCCGGGCCTACAGCAGCGCCTGGAGCAGCACGTCCTGTCCGTGACGCTCGAAGGTCAGGTCGCTCACGGACACGGCCTGGGCCATCTCCTTCACGCCCAAATCCCCTGCCCACGACAGGCCCGGGCTGCCAATCAGCTTCGGCGCGAGGAACAGGGCCAGCGCATCCGCCAGGTGCCCGCGCAGGAAGGAGCCGTACAGCTCCGCCCCACCCTCCACCAGCACGTGGTTGAGGCCGCTCTTGGCGATGCGCTTCAGCAGGGCCTTCAGGTCCACCCGGCCCGCCTTCTGGCGCACCTGCCACACCTCCACGCCCTGGGCGAGGAAGCGCTGCGCCTTGCGGCCCTCCGGGTCCTCCAGCGTGGCGATGACGGTGCGCGCGGGGCTGCGCTGGGTGAAGACGGTGTAGCCCGGAGACAGGCGCAGGTGGCTGTCCACCACCACGCGCAGCGGGTCCTTGCCCCCTCCGCCCGGAATCCGGGTGGTGAGCTTCGGGTCATCCTTCCGCACCGTGTTGGCGCCCACCAGGATGACGTCCACCGAGTCGCGCAGCTTGTGCACCCACGCGCGCGCCGGCTCGCCCGTCACCCAGCGCGAGTCCCCCGTCGCCGTGGCCAGCTTCCCGTCCAGCGTCACCGCGGCCTTCAGCGTCACCCACGGCAGGCCCGTGCGCATCACCTTGAAGAAGGGCCGGTTGAGCGTGTCCGCCTCTTCCTGGAGCACGCCCGTGAGCACCTGCACCCCGGCGCGCCGCAGCCGGGCCACGCCCTTGCCGCTCACCTGGGGATTGGGGTCCGCGGACGCGCAGATGACCCGGCGCACCCCGGCCTCCCGAATCGCCAGGCTGCACGGCGGCGTGCGCCCGTAGTGGTCGCACGGCTCCAGCGTGGTGTAGAGGTCCGCGCCCTTCGCCTTCGAGCCCGCCGCCTCCAGCGCCACCACCTCGGCGTGCGCCGTGCCCGCCTTCTTGTGGTAGCCGCGGGCGATGATGCGCCCACCCTTCACCAGCACCGCGCCCACCACCGGGTTGGGACTCGTGCGGCCCAGCCCCTTGGCGGCCTCCTCCAGGGCAATCCGCATGAAGAACTCGGCCACCGCGCGGTCGAAGTCCGCCGCCCGCTTCGCCCGGGGCGCCCTCGTTGCCTCCAACCGTGCCCGCGTCAGCAGCCTCATGCGCCCTCTTTAACCCTTGCCCGGCAAAGCCGGAGGCTTCGCCTTGCGCTCTCGCTCCTCGGCCTCGAGCAAATCTTTCAGCTCGTGCATGAACTCCGCGATGTCGCGGAAGCTCCGGTACACGGAGGCGAAGCGAACATACGCCACTTCGTCCAGCTGCTGCAGGCGGCGCATGACCTCCTCGCCGATGACGGACGAGGGCACTTCCTTCTCCCCCATCCCCTGCAGCTGCCGCTCGATCGCCACCACCGTCTCCTCCAGCTGATCCGCGGAGACGGGCCGCTTCTCACACGCCTTCTTCAGCCCGCTGACAATCTTCTCGCGGTCGAAGGCCTCGCGCCGACCGTCCTTCTTCACGATGAGCGGGTACAGCTCCTCCACCCGCTCGTACGTGGTGAAGCGGCGCTTGCAGGCCAGGCACTCGCGGCGGCGGCGGATGACCGAGCCCTCATGCGACTCGCGAGAGTCGATGACCTTGTTCTCGGCGTCCTGACAGAAGGGGCAGCGCATGAGGTGGCGGTGCTCTGCGCTCCCCCTACTTCAGCCGCGAGGTGTACAGCGGGAAGCCCTGCGACAGCTCCTTCACCTTGCCCCGGATGCGCGTCAGGGCCGCGTCGTCCTGCGCCGCGTCCAGCGCCTCGCCGATGAGCCGTCCCACCACCGCCATCTCCGCCTCGCGCATGCCGCGCGTCGTGATGGCCGGCGTGCCCACCCGGACGCCGGACGTCACCATCGGCTTCTCCGGGTCGAACGGAATCATGTTCTTGTTCACGGTGATGCCGGCCTTGCCGAGCACCTCCTCGGCCACCTTGCCCGTGAGCTTCTTGGGCCGCAGGTCCACCAGCATCAGGTGGTTGTCCGTGCCGCCCGAGCACAGCCGCAGGCCCGCGCCCTTCAGCGCCTCCGCCAGCGCCTTCGCGTTGGCGACAATCTGCTGCTGGTACGCCTTGAACTCCGGCGTCAGCGCCTCGCGGAAGGCCACCGCCTTGCCGGCGATGACGTGCATCAGCGGGCCGCCCTGGATGCCGGGGAAGATCTGGCTGTTGATGGACTTCGCGTACTGCTCGCGGCTCAGCACCAGGCCGCCGCGCGGGCCGCGCAGCGTCTTGTGCGTGGTGCTGGTGACGATTTCGGCGAAGGGCACCGGCGACGGGTGTACGCCCGCGGCCACCAGGCCGGCGATGTGCGCCATGTCCACCAGCATCGCCGCGCCCACCGCGTCGGCGATTTCGCGGAACTTCGCGAAGTCGAGCGTGCGCGGATACGCGCTGGCGCCCACGACGATGACCTTGGGCTTGTGCTCCTTGGCCAGCGCCTCCACCTGGGCGAAGTCGATGGTCTCCGTGTCGCGCGTCAGGCCGTAGTGGACGACCTTGTACATCTTGCCGGAGAAGTTGAAGGCCGCGCCGTGCGTGAGGTGGCCGCCGGAGTTCAGGTCCAGCGACAGCATGGTGTCGCCCGGCTTCATCAGCGCCATGAAGGCGCCCATGTTGGCCTGGCTGCCGGAGTGCGCCTGCACGTTGGCCGAGTCCGCGCCGAACAATTCCTTCGCGCGGTTGATGGCGAGCGTCTCCGCGACGTCCACCACCTCGCAGCCGCCGTAGTAGCGCTTGCCGGGGTATCCCTCCGCGTACTTGTTGGTGAGCACCGAGCCCACCGCCTCCATGACAGCCGGAGAGACGAAGTTCTCGGAGGCGATGAGCTCCAGCCCCTCCTCCTGGCGCTGGGTCTCCTCGCGGACGGCCCGGGCAATCTCCGGGTCCACGTCGGCCAGCGTGCGGGTGTTCTCCATGGCTGATTCCCTCGCGACAAAACGGGTACGGCGGGGCCGCTAGCCCTGGGACTCGGCCTCGCGGATCTTCTGCAGGCGCCGCTCATGGCGGCCGCCCTCGAAGGGGGTGCTGAGGAACGCCTCGAGGATGGCGCGGCCCACGCCGGCCCCCACCACGCGCTGGCCCAGGCACAGCACGTTGGCGTCGTTGTGAGCCCGGGCCATGCGGGCCTCGAACTCCGTGGTGCACAGGGCCGCGCGCACGCCCCGGTGCTTGTTGGCGACGATGCTCATGCCGATGCCGGTGCCACACACCAGCACGCCCAGCGTGTAGTCCCCGCCCGCCACCGCGAGAGCCACCCGCGTGGCGAAGTCCGGATAGTCCACCGAGTCGCGCGTGACGGGGCCCACGTCGTCATGGGCCACGCCACGCTCCTTCAGCCCGGCCACCAGCTCCTGGCGCAGCTCCAGTCCCGCGTGGTCGGAAGCGAGGATGATTCTCACGCGGGTCTCCTCCGGAGCGGTGTGGGACAAGGACTAGAACCGCTTGAACAGCAGCACTGCGTTGGTGCCACCGAAGCCGAACGAGTTGCTCATCACCGCGTCCACCCGGGCCTCGCGCGCCTGGTTCGGCACGTAGTCCAGGTCACAGTCCGGGTCCGGCGACGTCATGTTGATGGTGGGCGGCAGCACGTTGCGCGACAGCACCAGCGCGCTGACCACGCCCTCCGCCCCACCGGCCGCGCCGAGCATGTGGCCCGTCATGGACTTGGTGGACGACACCGCGAGCTTGCGCGCGTGGTCGCCGAACACCGCCTTGATGGCCTTCGTCTCGTTCGCGTCGTTGAACGGGGTGGAGGTGCCGTGCGCGTTGATGTAGCCCACGTCCTGCGGGTTCATCCCCGCGGACTGGAGCGCCAGCCGCATGCAGCGCGCCGCGCCCTCGCCCTCCGGAGCGGGCTGCGTCACGTGGTAGGCGTCCGAGTTGGCCCCGTAGCCCACCAGCTCCGCCAGAATCTTGGCGCCGCGCTTCTTCGCGTGCTCCAGCTCCTCCAGCACCAGGATGCCCGCGCCCTCGCCCATGACGAAGCCGTCGCGCTCCTTGTCGAAGGGCCGGCTGGCCCCTGCCGGGTCCTCGTTGCGCGTGGACAGCGCCTTCATCACCGAGAAGCCACCCAGCCCCAGCGGGGTGATGGCCGCCTCGGCGCCGCCGGCGATGGCCGCGTCCGTCTCGCCCAGCTTGATGGACTTCCAGGCCTCGCCAATGGCGTGGGCGCTGGTGGCACAAGCGGACACCGGAGCCCAGTTGGGGCCCTTGCAGTTGTACCGCATGGAGATGAGGCCGGGCGCCATGTTGATGATCATCTGGATGATGAAGAAGGGCGACAGCCGGTCGAACCCCTTCTCCAGCCCCTTGCGGTGCTGCTCCTCCAGCGAGGAGATGCCGCCGATGCCCGAGCCGACGATGACGCCCACCTTCTCCGGGGTGTAGCCGTGCGGCTTGTCCGGGCCGATGGGAATGCCCGACTCCTTGACGGCCATGTCCGCGGCGGCCAGGGCGTACTGGGCATACAGGTCCATCCGGCGCACCTCGCGCCTGTCGATGAACGTCTCCGGCTCGAAGTCCTTCACCTCACCGGCGATGCGCGTGTCGATCTTCAACGGATCAAAGCGCGTGACCGCAGCAATACCCGACTTGCCGGCGAGCATCGCCTGCCAGTTCTTCTCGGTTCCAGTGCCCAGTGCCGAGATGAGCCCGGTACCGGTGATGACGACTCGACGGTTCGACACGGTCCTCTCCGGTGGCGACTGAGGGACACCGGGGACGCCACTTGACGCGGCGTCTCCCCGCACCCCGGCACGCCGTGGTGCTGCCTACTTCTTGTGGGTGTTGATGTAGTTGATGGCGTCGCCGACGGTCTTGATGTTCTCGGCCTCCTCGTCGGGAATCTCGACCTCGAACTCCTCCTCCATCGCCATCACGAGCTCCACGATGTCGAGGCTGTCCGCGCCAAGGTCCTCGATGAAGGACGACTCGGGCTTGATCTCGTCCTCTCCCACCCCGAGCTGGTCGGCGATGATGGACTTGACCTTGGTCTCAATGGTTGACGTCGACATAAGTGCAGAACCCTCCAGGAACCAGATAGGGGCCCGGTGGCTTCCCGGACCTTGTCGAAAGCGGGCGCGGTATATCCCACGCCCGCCAGCAATCCAACCTTGGGTTACATGTACATGCCGCCGTTGACCTTCAGGACCTCGCCGGTGATGTAGGACGCGGCATCGCTGGCGAGGAACAGCACGGCCCCGGCGACCTCCTCGGGGTTGCCCAGCCGCCCGAGGGGAATGCCCTCGAGCATCTTCTGGCGCAGCTCGTCACCGAGGTGGGAGGTCATGTCCGTCCCGATGAAGCCCGGCGACACGACGTTGACGCGGATGTTCCGGCTGGACAGCTCGCGGGCCACGGACTTGGTCAGGCCGATGAGCCCTGCTTTGGAGGCCGAGTAGGCCGCCTGGCCACCGTTCCCCATCTCACCCACCACCGAGCTGACGTTGACGATGGCCCCGGCCCGCTGCTTCATCATCGGCCGGCTGGCCGCGCGGATGAGCGCGAAGGCGCCCCGCAGGTTGGTGTCCATCTGCCGGTCCCAATCCTCGTCCTTCACCCGCATCACCAGGCCGTCCACGGCCACGCCGGCATTGTTGACGAGCACGTCCAGCCGGCCATGCGCCTTGACGACGCCGTCGATGGCGCTGGCGCACGCGGCGGTGTCCGCCACGTCGAACTTCACCGCCTCCGCCTTCGCGCCCGCCGCCTGGATGAGGCCCACCGCCTCCTGGGCCGCCGCCTCGTTGCCCGCGTAGCTGATGACCACGGTGGACGCGCCCGCCTTGGCGAAGGCCACCGCGCACGCCCGGCCGATGCCGCGCGAGCCGCCCGTCACCAGCACCACCTTGTCCTTGAAGCCGCTCATGCGCTCACCCCAAGCGCCGCGAGGACCTTCTCCAGGCCCGCGGCGTCCTCCACGTTGAACGTCTCGATGTCCTTGGTGATGCGCTTGATGAGGCCGCACAGCACCTTGCCCGGGCCCAGCTCCACCACCCGGGTGACACCCTCGGCCTTCAGCGCCTCCACGCACTCAATCCAGCGGACCGGCGCGCTCACCTGCTCCAGCAGCAGCGGCACCACGCGCGAGGCGTCCGCGTTGGGGCGGGCCTCCACGTTCGTCACCACCGGCACCGCGGGGGCATTGATCTGCATGCGGCCCAACACTTCCGCCAGCCGCGGCTTCACCGGGTCCATCAGCGCGCTGTGGAAGGGAGCGGACACCGGCAGCGGCATGACGCGCTTGGCCCCGGCCTCCTTGCACTTCGCTCCGGCGCGCTCCACCGCCTGGGCGTTGCCCGCGATGACCGTCTGCTCCGGCGAGTTGTAGTTGGCGGGGGACACCACCTGCCCCTCGGCCGCCGCGTCACAGGCCGCCTTCACCTTCTGCGGCTCCAGGCCCAGCACCGCGGCCATGGCGCCCACGCCCGCGGGCACCGCCTCCTGCATGAAGGAGCCGCGCGCGCGCACCGCCCGGACGGCGTCGCCCAGGCTCATCGCGCCCACCGCCACCAGCGCGGAGTACTCACCCAGCGAGTGCCCCGCCACGAAGGCCGGCGCGGGCCCGCGCTTGGCGAAGACGGCATGCGCCGCCACCGACACGGTGAGGATGGCCGGCTGGGTGTTGGCCGTCAGCTTCAGCGCATCCTCCGGCCCCTCGAAGCACAGGGTGGACAGCTTCTCCCCCAGCGCCTCGTCAGCGGCCTCGAAGATGGCCCGGGCCTCGGGGAACTTCTCAAAGAGGTCCCTGCCCATCCCCACGGCCTGGCTGCCCTGCCCGGGGAACACGAACGCGACCTTCGCCATGTGCGGTCTCCGCCTCCTGGAACTGTCTGCTGCGTTGCCCTACCCGCGAACTACCAGCGCACGACGGCGCTGCCCCACGTCATGCCCGCGCCAATCGCCATCATCGCGATGACATCCCCCCGCTGGAGCCTGCCGGCGCGGTGCGCCTCGTCCAGCGTCATGGGCAGCGAGGCCGACGACGTGTTGCCGTACTTGTGCAGGTTCAGCCAGCACTTGTCTCGCGGAATCTCCAGTCGCTCCAGCGCAGCGTCCAGGATGCGAGCATTCGCCTGGTGGGCGATGACGTGGTCCACCTGCCCCGGCGTCAGCCCGTGCGACGCCAGCGCCTCCTGGGTGGAGTCCACCAGCGCGCGCACCGCGAACCGGAAGACCTCGCGCCCGTTCATCTTCAGCGTGTTCAGCTTCGCGCGCACCGCCTCCTCCGTCATGGGCGTGCGCGAGCCGCCCCCGGGGATGGTGAGAATCTCGGCCAGGGAGCCGTCCGTGTGCAGGTGCGTGGAGAGGATGCCGCGCCCGTCTTCCGGCGTGGGCGACGGCGACAGCACCATGGCCCCCGCCCCGTCCCCGAAGAGGACGCACGTGTTGCGGTCCTCCCAGTCCACCACCCGACTCAGCAACTCGGCGCCGATGACGAGCGCCCGCCGCACCTGCCCGGAGCGCACGAACTGATCCGCCACGCTCATGGCGTACAGCGAGCCGGCGCAGGCCGCGCCCACGTCGAAGGCGAAGGCCCGCCGCGCGCCCAGCTTCGCCTGGACGAAGGCCGCGCACGACGGCATGGGCATGTCCGGCGTAATCGTCCCCACGACGATGAGGTCCAGCTCCTCCGGCGACACTCCCGCCATCTCCAGGGCGCGCCGCGCGGCCTGGACGGCCATGTCACTGGTGGCTTCTTCGGGCGCCGCCTGCCGCCGCTCCTGGATGCCGGTGCGTTCGCGAATCCAGGCGTCGGAGGTGTCGACGCGCGCCTCCAGCTCCTGGTTGGTGATGACCCGAGAGGGTGCGTAGGAGCCGGTTCCGATGATCTGCGTACATGCCACGAGGGTTCTCCAGAGGAGGAGATGCGTCCATCGGAACCCAACGCCCGGGGCCCGCTCTCTAATCGGAAACCGCGGCGTCTGTCGCCTTTTTTCCCTTCTGGTGGGTAGGGAGCCAGACACTGGCCCGCTCAATGCAACGCGTCAGCTCTCCCTGGACTCCGCCCTCTGCCATGGCCAGCGCCGCACCCAGCGCGTTGTAGAGGGCGCGTGGCGTGGAGCGGCCGTGCGCGACGATGCCAACTCCCTGGATGCCCAGCAGGGGAGCGCCGCCGTACTCGGCGTAGTCCACCACCCGCCGGAGACCCGCCAGGGCAGGTTGGAGCAGCAGCGCGCCCAGCTTCTCCGGCAGGCCGCCCCGCTTCTCGATGGCCTGACGCAGCAGGCCGATGACGCCCATGCCCACGCCCTCGGACGTCTTGAGGACGATGTTGCCGGTGAAGCCGTCGGTGACGACCACCTGCACATCGCCGGAGAAGAGGTCCTTGCCCTCCACGTAGCCCACGAACTCCAGGTCCGAGCGGCGCAGCAAGTCACTGGCCTCGCGGGTGAGCGGCGTGCCCTTGGACGCCTCCTCTCCGTTGGAGAGCACCCCCACCCGGGGCCGGGCGACGCCCAGGCGGGCGCGCACGTACGCCTCTCCCATGACGGCGAACTGGGCCAGGTGGGAGGGGCGGCAGTCCACGTTGGCGCCCGCGTCCAGCAGCAGGCAGCGGCCTCCGCCCTTGAGGGCGGGGAAGAGGGCGGCGATGGCCGGCCGCTCCACCCCGGGCAGCCGCCCCAGCGTCAGCAGCCCGCCCGCCATGACGGCCCCGGAGTTGCCCGCCGACACCAGCGCATCCGCCCTGCCCTCCCGGACGAGCTCGAAGCCCACCCGCAGGGACGAGTCCCGCTTCCGGCGGAAGGCCGTGGAGGCGTGGTCGTCCATCTCCACCACCTCCGAGGCATGGTGGACCTGGAGGTTGGCCGGAGGCCGGCCTCGCCCCAGCAGCGGGGTCAGCCGCGCCTGATCGCCCACCAGCAGCACCTCATGGGCGGGGTGTGCCCGGGCGAAGAGCAGCGCCCCCTCCACCGGAGCGGCGGGGGCGTGATCGCCGCCCATGGCATCCAGCACCAGCCTCATCCCCGCCATCCCCGCGTCTGCCTGCTCGCCATAACGGTTCCCGGCGCGCGCCCCGACGGGGGCCACGGCGGCGCGCAGCACACCAGGAAGCCCCCAGGCGGGCAACGACTGGCTGCCCTGCCTGGCCACAGTCCGCTTCATCCCTGTCGGAAGCTGGAGAAATGACGCTCAGCGCTTCCGCGTTGTCACCCCGCGCCCGTCGGAGGTAGGACGGTGGGAGGTGGAGGTCGGCCCCGGGGTGGGAGAACGCTTCTGGGCCGCTCAACGCGCATTGACTCGGGGGCGCCGAGCCGCTAGGGTCCGCCGCCTTCCGAAGCCGGACATGGAGTACGGGAGCCTTCGAACCGCTCCATCCCGGTGTTGTCCACAGAGTGTTGCGCAGGCGGCCGGGGCCCCCGGCACACAGCGCTTCAGACATTTTTGACTCAACCGGTCCGGGCCGGCTTCAACCCCCGGGTCGGCGTCGATATAGAGGTGAGCCGTGGGTGTCCCCAAGAAGCGTACTTCGAAGATGCGTCGCGACCGCCGCCGCGCGGCCAACAGCAACCTGCGTACCGCTGTGCAGGTGACCAAGTGCCCCAACTGCAAGGAGCCGGTGATGCCTCACCGCGCCTGCACCGCCTGCGGCCAGTACAAGGGCCGTGAAGTGCAGCCCCAGGCTGGGGCCTGATTCCCCCGCCAGGACGGCGCCCACCCGGCGCCGGATGAGACAAGGGCCGCGCCTCTTCTGGAGGTCGCGGCCCTCGTCGTTTCAGCCCTTCAGCTCCGCAGCCCGGCCACACCTTCGCGTGGCCGGCCGGAGATTGGGTTCAGCTCAGCTTGATGTTCTTCAGCGGGGCCATCCGCGGGTCCACCGGCTT is a genomic window containing:
- a CDS encoding beta-ketoacyl-ACP synthase III; translation: MACTQIIGTGSYAPSRVITNQELEARVDTSDAWIRERTGIQERRQAAPEEATSDMAVQAARRALEMAGVSPEELDLIVVGTITPDMPMPSCAAFVQAKLGARRAFAFDVGAACAGSLYAMSVADQFVRSGQVRRALVIGAELLSRVVDWEDRNTCVLFGDGAGAMVLSPSPTPEDGRGILSTHLHTDGSLAEILTIPGGGSRTPMTEEAVRAKLNTLKMNGREVFRFAVRALVDSTQEALASHGLTPGQVDHVIAHQANARILDAALERLEIPRDKCWLNLHKYGNTSSASLPMTLDEAHRAGRLQRGDVIAMMAIGAGMTWGSAVVRW
- the acpP gene encoding acyl carrier protein; this translates as MSTSTIETKVKSIIADQLGVGEDEIKPESSFIEDLGADSLDIVELVMAMEEEFEVEIPDEEAENIKTVGDAINYINTHKK
- the nrdR gene encoding transcriptional regulator NrdR yields the protein MRCPFCQDAENKVIDSRESHEGSVIRRRRECLACKRRFTTYERVEELYPLIVKKDGRREAFDREKIVSGLKKACEKRPVSADQLEETVVAIERQLQGMGEKEVPSSVIGEEVMRRLQQLDEVAYVRFASVYRSFRDIAEFMHELKDLLEAEERERKAKPPALPGKG
- the rpiB gene encoding ribose 5-phosphate isomerase B, with translation MRIILASDHAGLELRQELVAGLKERGVAHDDVGPVTRDSVDYPDFATRVALAVAGGDYTLGVLVCGTGIGMSIVANKHRGVRAALCTTEFEARMARAHNDANVLCLGQRVVGAGVGRAILEAFLSTPFEGGRHERRLQKIREAESQG
- the fabG gene encoding 3-oxoacyl-[acyl-carrier-protein] reductase; its protein translation is MSGFKDKVVLVTGGSRGIGRACAVAFAKAGASTVVISYAGNEAAAQEAVGLIQAAGAKAEAVKFDVADTAACASAIDGVVKAHGRLDVLVNNAGVAVDGLVMRVKDEDWDRQMDTNLRGAFALIRAASRPMMKQRAGAIVNVSSVVGEMGNGGQAAYSASKAGLIGLTKSVARELSSRNIRVNVVSPGFIGTDMTSHLGDELRQKMLEGIPLGRLGNPEEVAGAVLFLASDAASYITGEVLKVNGGMYM
- the glyA gene encoding serine hydroxymethyltransferase, which produces MENTRTLADVDPEIARAVREETQRQEEGLELIASENFVSPAVMEAVGSVLTNKYAEGYPGKRYYGGCEVVDVAETLAINRAKELFGADSANVQAHSGSQANMGAFMALMKPGDTMLSLDLNSGGHLTHGAAFNFSGKMYKVVHYGLTRDTETIDFAQVEALAKEHKPKVIVVGASAYPRTLDFAKFREIADAVGAAMLVDMAHIAGLVAAGVHPSPVPFAEIVTSTTHKTLRGPRGGLVLSREQYAKSINSQIFPGIQGGPLMHVIAGKAVAFREALTPEFKAYQQQIVANAKALAEALKGAGLRLCSGGTDNHLMLVDLRPKKLTGKVAEEVLGKAGITVNKNMIPFDPEKPMVTSGVRVGTPAITTRGMREAEMAVVGRLIGEALDAAQDDAALTRIRGKVKELSQGFPLYTSRLK
- the fabD gene encoding ACP S-malonyltransferase, producing MAKVAFVFPGQGSQAVGMGRDLFEKFPEARAIFEAADEALGEKLSTLCFEGPEDALKLTANTQPAILTVSVAAHAVFAKRGPAPAFVAGHSLGEYSALVAVGAMSLGDAVRAVRARGSFMQEAVPAGVGAMAAVLGLEPQKVKAACDAAAEGQVVSPANYNSPEQTVIAGNAQAVERAGAKCKEAGAKRVMPLPVSAPFHSALMDPVKPRLAEVLGRMQINAPAVPVVTNVEARPNADASRVVPLLLEQVSAPVRWIECVEALKAEGVTRVVELGPGKVLCGLIKRITKDIETFNVEDAAGLEKVLAALGVSA
- the fabF gene encoding beta-ketoacyl-ACP synthase II; protein product: MSNRRVVITGTGLISALGTGTEKNWQAMLAGKSGIAAVTRFDPLKIDTRIAGEVKDFEPETFIDRREVRRMDLYAQYALAAADMAVKESGIPIGPDKPHGYTPEKVGVIVGSGIGGISSLEEQHRKGLEKGFDRLSPFFIIQMIINMAPGLISMRYNCKGPNWAPVSACATSAHAIGEAWKSIKLGETDAAIAGGAEAAITPLGLGGFSVMKALSTRNEDPAGASRPFDKERDGFVMGEGAGILVLEELEHAKKRGAKILAELVGYGANSDAYHVTQPAPEGEGAARCMRLALQSAGMNPQDVGYINAHGTSTPFNDANETKAIKAVFGDHARKLAVSSTKSMTGHMLGAAGGAEGVVSALVLSRNVLPPTINMTSPDPDCDLDYVPNQAREARVDAVMSNSFGFGGTNAVLLFKRF
- the rpmF gene encoding 50S ribosomal protein L32, whose amino-acid sequence is MGVPKKRTSKMRRDRRRAANSNLRTAVQVTKCPNCKEPVMPHRACTACGQYKGREVQPQAGA
- the plsX gene encoding phosphate acyltransferase PlsX; translated protein: MRLVLDAMGGDHAPAAPVEGALLFARAHPAHEVLLVGDQARLTPLLGRGRPPANLQVHHASEVVEMDDHASTAFRRKRDSSLRVGFELVREGRADALVSAGNSGAVMAGGLLTLGRLPGVERPAIAALFPALKGGGRCLLLDAGANVDCRPSHLAQFAVMGEAYVRARLGVARPRVGVLSNGEEASKGTPLTREASDLLRRSDLEFVGYVEGKDLFSGDVQVVVTDGFTGNIVLKTSEGVGMGVIGLLRQAIEKRGGLPEKLGALLLQPALAGLRRVVDYAEYGGAPLLGIQGVGIVAHGRSTPRALYNALGAALAMAEGGVQGELTRCIERASVWLPTHQKGKKATDAAVSD
- the ribD gene encoding bifunctional diaminohydroxyphosphoribosylaminopyrimidine deaminase/5-amino-6-(5-phosphoribosylamino)uracil reductase RibD — encoded protein: MRLLTRARLEATRAPRAKRAADFDRAVAEFFMRIALEEAAKGLGRTSPNPVVGAVLVKGGRIIARGYHKKAGTAHAEVVALEAAGSKAKGADLYTTLEPCDHYGRTPPCSLAIREAGVRRVICASADPNPQVSGKGVARLRRAGVQVLTGVLQEEADTLNRPFFKVMRTGLPWVTLKAAVTLDGKLATATGDSRWVTGEPARAWVHKLRDSVDVILVGANTVRKDDPKLTTRIPGGGGKDPLRVVVDSHLRLSPGYTVFTQRSPARTVIATLEDPEGRKAQRFLAQGVEVWQVRQKAGRVDLKALLKRIAKSGLNHVLVEGGAELYGSFLRGHLADALALFLAPKLIGSPGLSWAGDLGVKEMAQAVSVSDLTFERHGQDVLLQALL